The Carassius gibelio isolate Cgi1373 ecotype wild population from Czech Republic chromosome A1, carGib1.2-hapl.c, whole genome shotgun sequence region GAAACCCGGTAGCGCGGAGGCCGCGTAAGTCCATTCAATATGAATACGCGGTCAAATTGATCCGGTTTACATGCTCCTGTTATTATAGGTTGTTGCATACAAAACGTTCGCAATATTAAGGGCGAAAGCTGCACCTGCGCTTCTCTAACAAAGGAAATATATCGTGTATGTGATATAAATACACTGCTGCTGTTTATACATGCATTAAACTCGATTCTTTGTTTGCGCAGTGGGCCTGAGTTATTTAGAAACGCTGTTAAATTGAACCATGGTGATGTGTTACAAGTACGAGTCGTTAATGTTTAATTGACAGAAGGAATTTCAGATGTGTGTGTCAAATAAGCTAAGCAGGCAGATAGTCTGACACATGTTTAAACTGGGTTTTCAGCACAATGGGAATCGGCGGAAAGAGCTTTCCATTGGAGCAGCAGTCCAAAGATGAAGAACAGATCGTCTACAATGGCTCCTATGACACTGAAGGAGTGCCACACACCAAGAGCGGGGACAGACAACCTGTGCAGGTCTTCATAGAGGTGACGAAACCAGCCgggaatagaatagaacagaattcaTTATGAACTGCAAGATTCTATTGTTCATGAGGATTTGGGATTTAAAGCTAAACTCAGCCTTAGCATTAGAATTCACTTGAACCGCAGTGTTTTGGCTACGGACCTAAATGATGCCTCAAATTACTGAGCAGCTTGTGCTTGTGTTACTTTACAAGACACCTGATTTGCTCCTGACAGATGATAAAACAGGCAAACAAATCATAGTTTTGAGTCATATGTGGTGGTCAGAATATCATACAATTGGGGGATGGGCTCTTTGACCTAAACTATACCAGAACCTACAGCAAACTCATATAAACACCATGCAAACTAATGCTTGAGAAATTTTGCCCAATATTGTTATTTACAAGAGCCTATACATTAATGGTACTCTCCAAAACATATTTCAACCTTGAaaattgtattttcagtttttattattttatctatccTAAATTAAAGGGAAAGCAAGtgacaataatgaaaaaaaaaaaaacgtaaaaaatttcactcagaaattacaaataaaatttcaTGAGAAAAAAAACTTCCCAAGAAATGGtaagtaacatttaattaaatttgaaattttgaaataggaaaactgaaatagtattctCTTGTTAAATGTAGTGcaataatctgtttttttttttttacaacttcaaaaaaataagtgcagACAAGTGcaacatgtgaaaaaaaaactacaattataGACTGCTAGCTTAATCAGTCTAGTGAGTTTGCTGCTGTACATCTagttaacaaataaaacattgtttttctaaCAATGTCGaagcattttctttttgttaattTTGCAGTGTGTCATGGAAATGCAAGCATGTAATCATTCATGCATCTGTAACTAAAGACAAATCACTCAGCCAACTAATTAAgtagaaagaaatgtttttaacctTCCATCTTCTTTTTGTTGCCAGTTCAAAGATGCCGGCATGTTTGAAACCGTGTGGCAAGTGAAATACTACAACTACTACAAGAGAGAACACTGCCAGTTCGGCAACAGCTTCAATTGCATCGATTACGAGGCCAAGCCCAACGAGACCCGCAGCCTCATGTGGATAAACAAAGAGGTTTTCCAATAAAACACGAGTGGAGTGGCAGCAGCAAACCTGCACAATATGTCCTATAACCAACACGGGGCCGCAGTGTGCGAGATAAATGTAGTGCTCAAGTGAAAGAAGATGTGACTATTAAAGGCTCAAAACAAGTGATCCATCAGGGAATCTGTTCATCAGTCAAGCACTGCATCTATTTGTTGTACCACTGGTCATGCATGATGTGAACATTTCAGTCTGAACAGAATTTCTCCTTATTTATGTCTCCTCCTCTTTATCATGCCTAAGCTGGTGAAATAAGATGGTGATAGTCTCCATGGGAAGGGGTTTTAAATGAGACTTGCACAGCACATATCCGCTCTATTATGGTTACAAATACACCAAGACGATCTTTCAACAAGACTCAGATGAGAAAACTGCACTGCAGGCCTGTATTTAACCCAGTGGTTTGCTGTTGTAGAGACGGGGCGGTGCTCTaaaatgcttgctcaaaaaggtGCTGTATGAACATACACAGGATATACATGATACTCTTTATtagtatgtataatataatattatataagtgAAGACCTGTTGTTTAATATTGTGGACTTTTGAGACCAGCGTAAAACAATTATATTTGACAGACATGTCTGTTACTGTAAAGGTGTGAATGGATGTTTAATTATTTCCTATTTTGTGTTACAAGCTTAAACTGTTTTTTGCCTATTTTTCACAGAAGCATTAGTTCACTGGTGAGGGTTAGAAGTGAATCAGAAAAGCAGTCAGTgcttattttttcttaattctaTGCCTATTTTAACTCATGTTCTAATGCATTGTTTGCTCGTGGGGTGTCTGTATGTTGCTGAATATCCATCTTGATTTTTGTGTGACTTTGAGCCaaacttttcactttttttgtaaaattataaacaatCTTGTTGCTTGAGGTTctgttctgttttaataaatacatgttttaataCAATACCAGCCAATAAAgaccaaaagaaaaagaaaaacttccAAAATATGCaatacattgaa contains the following coding sequences:
- the LOC128020769 gene encoding CB1 cannabinoid receptor-interacting protein 1, whose amino-acid sequence is MADVPAIINIAISLKIQPNDGPVFYKVDGTRFGQSRTIKLLTGSKYKIEVIVKPGSAEAATMGIGGKSFPLEQQSKDEEQIVYNGSYDTEGVPHTKSGDRQPVQVFIEFKDAGMFETVWQVKYYNYYKREHCQFGNSFNCIDYEAKPNETRSLMWINKEVFQ